The Streptomyces sp. V3I7 genome segment CGTCAGGTCGCGCAGCGCCTCGCCGATCGCCTTGACTTCTTCAAGGCTCCCGGTCGTCACTGCGATCACGAGACGCTCGGCCGCGTCGATGTCCGGGCGTAGCTGCACGTTGTTCATCGCCAGGAAGACGACACAGGACACCCAGGCCGTGCGCTTGTTCCCGTCGACGAGGGGATGGTTGATCGCCAGCGACTGCAGAAGCGCCGCCGCCTTGTCGAACAGGTCGGTGTAGGCCTCCTGCCCGAACATCGACGCCGAAGGCCGATGCACAGCAGACTCCAACAGGCCCGCGTCGCGCACGACGACGTCCTGGTCATCGACGGCATGCTCGGCAATGGCCAGGACGTCCTCGGCCGACAGATAGATGTATGTCACTTGAGCCGCTCCAGCAGCTCCGCCCACTTGGCGGTCTGCTCCTTCGCGGCGTTGCGGACCAGGGCCTCGTGAGCCGTCCGAGCCAGGTAGTCGTCCACGGCCCTCAGCACTATGGCGTGCATACTCGCGCCCTCCTGCTCGGCCCGCAGCTTCAGTGCTTCCGTCTGGTCGTCACGGAGACGCAGGTTCATAGCCATACCAGAACAGTACCACCCAATGGGGTCAGATTGGTACTACTCAGCGGTCATCTCCCGTTCGATCCAACGGAAGATCACCGCGACCACGTAGAGGTGCTCCTCGCGGGTCAGCTGCCGTCCCTTGGGGATCTGGTGCCAGCGCTGGAGGCAGGTGCGGCAGCAGGTCGCCGTCGCGTGCTGGGCCACGAAGACGGGGTGGCCGCGGTACGGCGTCTGCTTGCCGTCCTTGTACGGCTCGGCCGGGGCCAGGCGCTTGGCGATCAGGTCGTAGGCGTGCCAGCGGATCGTGGCGGGCCCGCGCTCCTCGGCGAGGGCGCGGTCGCGGCCGCGCAGGTGGAACTTCGCGCGGAACGGATGGCGCGCGATCGTGTCCAGGCGCTGGTCGAGGTCGCCCAGACGCTGGCCGAGGTCCAGGCGCTGGTCGGGCGAGCGCGGTGCCGCCGGATCGGGGCTCGGGGGATCGGATGGGGAGGTCATGCTCTTTTCGAGCATACGGGCGCCGGCCGCGGTCGGCCCCGGTCAGCAGAGCTCGGAGCACACCCTGCGCGTCGTACGGAACAGTTCCGTCCAGTAGTGCCAGTCCAAGGCCGACAGGATCTGGATCATCCGGGCGGCCAGCTGGTGGTACGCGTCGAGCGCCCGCTCGCGGTGGAGCAGCCACAGGGTGAAGGCGAGGGTGGAGACGTCCGTGTGCAGCGGCTCCAGGGACGCCTTCGACTCGCTCCAGTGCAGGACGGCGCCCGTGCTGCCGTCGACCAGCACGCTGCCGTCCGCGTCGAGCCGGCCGAGGCGTATCAGCCGGTCGGCGCCGGCGGGGAGCAGGTCCAGGGGGTACGCGCCCGCCCACTCCTCCGCGCAGTGCTCCACCAGCGTCGGCAGCGGCACGTCGGTGTCCATGCGGAACAGGAGCGTGTCCTCGGGCAGGCCCGTCTCGCGCAGGAAGCGGCGGGTCGGCTCGTGGGTGAGCGCGGCCGGGAAGTCGACGTCCTCGAAGCGGGGCACCCCGCCGCGGCCGAACTCCTGCTCCAGCAGCCGGCCGGGCAGCTCCAGGGCCAGCCCGCAGTCCGTGCCCCGGCCTGCGGCCAGGGCGAGGGGGCGGATCAGCGCGGCCGCCGTCCCGTACGCCCGGTCGTCGGTCCGCGCGCCCTCCTCGAAGAGCGCGAGGAGCTGCCGGGACGCCTCGGCCGCGACCTCCGTGCCGTACCGGCCGGACAGCGAGGCGAACCGGCCGCGCAGGCCCGCCAGTTCCTCCGTGACCGCCGCGAACCGCAGCAGCGTCGCGGGCGACGGCGCCGGGGAGCGGGGGTCCACCGGGCGGTAGTGGTACCGGGAGCCCATCTCGACCGTGCCGCCGTCGAGGAGGATCGCCTCCGCCTCCCAGGTCACCGGGGCGAGCAGCTCCCCGAACACCAGCCGGTTGCGCAGTTCCTGCGCCAGCCGCGTCGGGCCGTCGGTGACGTCGGCGAACCGGCGCCGTCCCCGCGTGCGCTCGAGCCCGGCCGGCGCCTCGCGCCGCGCCGCGCGCGCCCCCCGGCGGCCCGTGCCCTTGTCGGTCAACGTGATCGCCGCGGCACCGGCGTCCCTCGTCCTCATCGCTCCCCCGTGCATTCGAAGCGGCTGTCCCCCACTGACCGGAACACTACGCCGCCCCACTGACAACTCCCCCCACCAGGAAGGACGCTGGGCACCGGCGGCGCGTTCCCTCCGGTCGGGTCCAGGGCCGGAGCCAGAGGCCCTAAGTGCGACACTCCGGTGGGCGCCGCGCTCACTGCGCCGTCACCACCGCCGCCTGCGGGCGGATCGGCAGTCGGTTCACCGGGCGCCCGGTCGCGGCGCGTACGGCGGAGGCGATGGCCGCGGGCGAGGTCACCACCGGGACGGCGCTGACGGACTTGGCGCCGAAGGGCGCGACCACGTCCCGCTCCTCGACCAGCTTGACGATCCGGATGTCCGGCACGTCCAGGGCCGTGGGCAGCGCGTACCCGGTGAGGTCGGGATGGCGGACGAGGCCGCGCGGCGTGCGCAGGTTCTCGGTGAGGGCGATGCCCACGCCCTGCGTGACACCCGCCTCGATCCGGGCGGCCAGCTGGGCGGGGTTGAGGACCCGGCCCACGTCCTGGGCGACGGCCAGCTCCACGACCCGTACCGAGCCGAGTTCGACGTCGACATCCACCACCGCGCGGATCGCGCAGAAGGCGAGGCCCACGAAGGCGTCGCCCTGGCCGGCGTCGTTCAGCGGCTCGGTGGGGTGCGGGCGGCACTGCGCGGTGGCCCACAGTTCCTTGTCGGCCAGCGCCTCGGTGACGGTCGTGGACAGTACGCCGTCGTACGACGTGATCTTGCCGTCGGTGATCTGGAGCAGCTCGGCCGACATGCCGAACTGGTGGGCCAGCGGCTGGAGAAGCTGGGTGCGGACCATCTTGGCCGCACGTTCCACCGCGCCGCCCGACACCCACGTGTGGCGGCTTCGGCAGCCCGCGCCGGCCGGGGGCTGGTCGGTGTCGACCGGCGCCACGTGGACCTCGTCGATGCCGAGGGTCTCCTGGACGATCTGCCGGGCGAGCGTGGTGAATCCCTGACCGCTCTCGACCGCCGCGCACAGCACGGTGGCGACGCCGTCGTGGACCTTCACGGTCGCCGTGGACACCTCGTCGGAGCCCTCCGCGCCGAGCATGTGCACCATGCCCACGCCGTAGCCCACGCCCCGGCGCACGGCGTCCGCCTCGCCCGCGCCCTCGGGTCCGCCGGGCAGCAGCCAGTCCTCCTCGGCGGCGTCCTGCGGCTCGGGCAGCGGGAAGTCCCGTACGGCCTGCAGCAGTTCGGCCACCGGGGCCGGGCAGGTCACCGTCTGGCCGATCGGCAGGACGTCGCCCGTGGCGAGCACGTTGCGCAGCCGCAGCTCCGCCGGGTCCTCGCCGAGCTTCTTCGCGAGCTTGTCCATCTGCGCCTCGTAGGCGGCGCACACCTGCATGGCGCCCTCGCCGCGCACATGGCCGGAGGGCGGGTTGTTGGTGCGCACGGCCCAGCCCTCGATGAAGGCGTTCGGCACGACGTACGGCCCGCAAGCGAAGGAGACGGCGGCGGCCAGGGCGTCGGAGGAGGTGTCGGCGTAGGCGCCCGCGTCGAGCAGGATCTGCGCCTCGACCTTCACCAACCGGCCCTCGGCGTCCGCGTGATGGCGGTAGCGCAGCAGGGTGGGGTGGCGGTGGACGTGGCCGAGGAAGGACTCCTCGCGGGTCGCCGCCAGCTTCACCGGGCAGCCGGTCCTGAGGGCGAGCAGTCCGAGCGGGAGCTGGAAGCCCTGGTCCTCGCGGTCGGCCGTGGCGCCGGGCACGCCGGTGACGACGACCTTCACCTGGTCCGGGGTGAGCCCGTAGCAGGCGGCGGCCGTGTTGCGGTCGGTGTGCGGGTCGGTGGAGGCCAGGTAGAGCTCGACGCCGCCGTCGGGGCGGGGCACGGCGAGGCCCGCCTCGGCCCCTATGGGCGCCGGGTCCTGGCGGCCGATGCGGTACAGGCCCTCGACGACGACCTCGCCGATCGCGTCCGGGTCGCCGTGCCGCAGCGGGATGTGCCGGATCAGGTTGCCGTCGGGGTGCAGCGGTTCGGCCTCGAAGGCCCGCTCGGGGTCGGTCACCGGGTCGAGCACCTCGTACTCGACGGTGATGGCCGCGGCGGCCATCCGCGCGGTGTCCGGGTGGTCGGCGGCGACGGCCGCGATGGGCTCGCCGTGGTGGCGCACGACCTCGGAGGCGAACACCGGGCGGTCGGCCGTGCCGCGGCCGTACCGCGGGGTGCCGGGCACGTCCTCGTGCGTGATCACCGCGTGGACGCCGGGCATCTCACGCGCGTGGGAGGTGTCGATGGAGACGATGCGCGCGTGCGGGTGCGGGGAGCGCAGCACGGCGGCCCACAGCAGGCCCTCGGCCCACAGGTCGGCCGCGTACGGGAACGTGCCCTCGGTCTTGGCGCGCGCGTCGGACGGCGGCAGGGAGGCGCCCAGGCCGTGCGGCAGCTCCTCGGGGGCCGGGGCGGGGGCTGCCTCCGCGGGGGTGGTCGCGGTGGCGGCTTCGTTGCTCACGCCTGGCCTCCGTCCTGGCCGTAGGACTGGTCGTGGGACTGGCCGTGTGACTGGCCGTAGGTCGGGTCGTAGTGCTGCTCGCCGCCGTAGGAACCGTCGTACGTCTCGTCGTAGCCGTCTTCGTAGCTCTCGTCGTACGGCTGGGCATGCGGCTGGGCGTGCGTCTCGGACGCGGTGTGGTCCGGCGGGTCGAAGGCAGCGGGGTTGACGCCCCCGGCGCCGGGGCCGGCCTGGTGCGGGATGCGGGTCTCGTACGCGTCCGCGGCGGCCTCCGCCTCCGCGGCGGCCACGGCCTTGCGCTCAGCGACGACGTCCTTGACAGCGTCGAGGACGCCCCGGTAGCCCGAGCAGCGGCAGAGGTTGCCGCACAGCGCCTGGCGCGTCTCCAGCTCGCTCGGTGCGGGGTTGCCCCCCAGCAGGTCGTGCAGGGTCATCGCCATGCCGGGCACGCAGAAGCCGCACTGCACCGCGCCGCACCGGGCGAGCGCGCGCTGCACGTCCGAGGGCCGGCCGTCGGTGGCGAGGCCCTCGACCGTACGGACCTCACTGCCGGCGGCGGTGACCGCGGGCACCAGGCAGGAGGCGACGAGCCGGCCGTCGACCTGGACGTTGCACGCCCCGCACTCGCCCTGCGAGCAGCCGTCCTTGGCGCCGGCGAGGCCGAGGCGCTCGCGCAGCACGTAGAGCAGGGACTCGCCGATCCAGGCGTCGGTGACGGGCCGGTCGGTGCCGTTGACGCTCAGGACGTACGAGGCCAGGGGCTGGTCGTCGTACAGCGGCGCGGAACCGGACCCGGGCTCGGCGGGGGCATCAGGGCCCTCGGCCGCCGTGGCCGCCTCCTCCGCGCCCTCGGGGCCGGCTTCGGCGTCGACCGGTTCGTCGTGCTCCGCCGGGGGCTCAGCGGCCCCTTCAGGCGCCTCCTCGGGCCCGTCGGCATCCTCCGGCGCCTCGGCGGGTTCGGCCGACTCGGTGGATTCCGCGGCCGCTTCGGGCTCGGCGAACTCGGCCGGTTCCGGCGCCTCTTCGGGCTCGTAGACCTCGGCCGGTTCCGGCGCCTCTTCGGGCTCGTAGACCTCGTGGGACTCGTGGAGCTGGTGCGCTTCGTGCGGCTCGTGGGCCGGGTGCCCGCCGTCGTGGGCGTCGTGCGCGGGCTCCTCCGGGGCGTCCGCGCCGTGTTCGGCGGGCATGCCGGCGTACGCCTCGGCGGGCGCGGGCGCGTAGCCGGACGCGGCCAGGTGCGCGGCGGCGTCGTGGGGCTCGTACGCCGGTACGTCGGCTTCGGGGGCGGCGTATTCCGCGGCCCGCGCCTCCGGCGGGAGCGCGTGTCCAGCGCCGTGTGTGTCGTGCGGGTCGTGGCCCCAGGGCTGTCCCTGTCCCGTGGCCTGCGGCGCCCAGGGCGCGGCGGCGCCGCCGGGAAGCGTGGCCGGCGGGGTGCCGCCCCACTGCTCGACCAGCGAGGACGTGGTGAACTCGCCGGACTCGTCCGGGAGATCGCCCTGCGCGACAGGGATGGACCAGTGCCCGGTCACGTCCTGACCCGGCGTCTCGTGGCCGGGGGCCGCCTGCTCCTCGTAGGCGACGGGCTCCTGGTACGCCCACTGCCGACCGGTGGCCGGGTCGTACGTGAACCGGTCGCCCGTGTCCGCCTCCTGGGGCAGCGCGCCCGGGTCGCCCCACTGCGCGCCGCCGGCCGGGGTCGTCCAGGACTCGGGCAGGCCCGCGCCGGACCCGGCGTCGGTCTGCGGGGTCACCGCTATCCGCGGCGGCACATAGCCGTGGCCGGGCGCGGCGAGCGGGCTGTCGGCGGCCAGGAGGGCGTCGATGCCCCCCTCGGGGAGCTTCACGAACGCGGTGGCGCCGTCGTCGTAGTCGCCCTGGGGCAGCGGGTCCCAGCGGCCGCCGCCCTGCGGCGTGCCCTCTCCGTGCTGGTCTTCGGTCACGACAGCGCCCTCCCCAGTGCTCGTCGGGCCAGTGCGGCGACGGTGCGCCGCAGATGCAGTACGGCGGGCGGCAGTTGCGGCACGGAGCCGTCCTGCTCCGGGCCCGGGTCGGGGATGCAGGCCGCGGCGACGTACTCCCCGAAGGCGTGCAGCGCCTCGGGCGCGATCGCGCGGTCGTTGTCCCAGTCGATGAGCTGGGCGACCCACTGCTCGGCGTCCAGCGGACGGAGCGGCATCGGCGCTATGGCACCGACGGCGCACCGCACTCCGCGCCGGGCGGGGTCGAGGACCAGCGCCACGGAGGCGACCGACCGGCCCGGGCCGGTGCGTCCGGTCGCCTTGAGGAAGACCTGGGGGGCGTGCAGCAGCGGAAGGCGCACGTAGCCGATGAGTTCGCCGGCGCGCAGCATCTCCACGCCCGCCAGCAGGTGCGACACCGGGACCTCCCGGCGGGCCCCTTCGGGGCCGGCGACGATCAGCATCGCCTCCAGGGCGGCCAGCACGGGCAGCGCGTCCCCGGTGGGCGCGGCGGAGGCGATGTTGCCGCCGAGGGTGCCGGCGTTGCGGATGTGCGGCGGGCCCGCCGCGCGCGCGGCGGCGGCGAGGGCCGGGATCAGGGCGGCGAAGTCGGGGCGGCCCATGCGCGCGTGGGTGAGCCCGGCGCCGAGCAGTGCGTGTCCGTCCTGGTACTGCCAGCCGCGGATCTCGCTGATCCGGCCGAGGCCGACCAGGCCGGCGGGCCGCAGCTGCCCGGAGTTCACGGC includes the following:
- a CDS encoding type II toxin-antitoxin system death-on-curing family toxin, whose product is MTYIYLSAEDVLAIAEHAVDDQDVVVRDAGLLESAVHRPSASMFGQEAYTDLFDKAAALLQSLAINHPLVDGNKRTAWVSCVVFLAMNNVQLRPDIDAAERLVIAVTTGSLEEVKAIGEALRDLTE
- a CDS encoding CopG family transcriptional regulator produces the protein MAMNLRLRDDQTEALKLRAEQEGASMHAIVLRAVDDYLARTAHEALVRNAAKEQTAKWAELLERLK
- a CDS encoding DUF4186 domain-containing protein, yielding MTSPSDPPSPDPAAPRSPDQRLDLGQRLGDLDQRLDTIARHPFRAKFHLRGRDRALAEERGPATIRWHAYDLIAKRLAPAEPYKDGKQTPYRGHPVFVAQHATATCCRTCLQRWHQIPKGRQLTREEHLYVVAVIFRWIEREMTAE
- a CDS encoding SUKH-4 family immunity protein; its protein translation is MRTRDAGAAAITLTDKGTGRRGARAARREAPAGLERTRGRRRFADVTDGPTRLAQELRNRLVFGELLAPVTWEAEAILLDGGTVEMGSRYHYRPVDPRSPAPSPATLLRFAAVTEELAGLRGRFASLSGRYGTEVAAEASRQLLALFEEGARTDDRAYGTAAALIRPLALAAGRGTDCGLALELPGRLLEQEFGRGGVPRFEDVDFPAALTHEPTRRFLRETGLPEDTLLFRMDTDVPLPTLVEHCAEEWAGAYPLDLLPAGADRLIRLGRLDADGSVLVDGSTGAVLHWSESKASLEPLHTDVSTLAFTLWLLHRERALDAYHQLAARMIQILSALDWHYWTELFRTTRRVCSELC
- a CDS encoding xanthine dehydrogenase family protein molybdopterin-binding subunit, translating into MSNEAATATTPAEAAPAPAPEELPHGLGASLPPSDARAKTEGTFPYAADLWAEGLLWAAVLRSPHPHARIVSIDTSHAREMPGVHAVITHEDVPGTPRYGRGTADRPVFASEVVRHHGEPIAAVAADHPDTARMAAAAITVEYEVLDPVTDPERAFEAEPLHPDGNLIRHIPLRHGDPDAIGEVVVEGLYRIGRQDPAPIGAEAGLAVPRPDGGVELYLASTDPHTDRNTAAACYGLTPDQVKVVVTGVPGATADREDQGFQLPLGLLALRTGCPVKLAATREESFLGHVHRHPTLLRYRHHADAEGRLVKVEAQILLDAGAYADTSSDALAAAVSFACGPYVVPNAFIEGWAVRTNNPPSGHVRGEGAMQVCAAYEAQMDKLAKKLGEDPAELRLRNVLATGDVLPIGQTVTCPAPVAELLQAVRDFPLPEPQDAAEEDWLLPGGPEGAGEADAVRRGVGYGVGMVHMLGAEGSDEVSTATVKVHDGVATVLCAAVESGQGFTTLARQIVQETLGIDEVHVAPVDTDQPPAGAGCRSRHTWVSGGAVERAAKMVRTQLLQPLAHQFGMSAELLQITDGKITSYDGVLSTTVTEALADKELWATAQCRPHPTEPLNDAGQGDAFVGLAFCAIRAVVDVDVELGSVRVVELAVAQDVGRVLNPAQLAARIEAGVTQGVGIALTENLRTPRGLVRHPDLTGYALPTALDVPDIRIVKLVEERDVVAPFGAKSVSAVPVVTSPAAIASAVRAATGRPVNRLPIRPQAAVVTAQ
- a CDS encoding 2Fe-2S iron-sulfur cluster-binding protein, yielding MTEDQHGEGTPQGGGRWDPLPQGDYDDGATAFVKLPEGGIDALLAADSPLAAPGHGYVPPRIAVTPQTDAGSGAGLPESWTTPAGGAQWGDPGALPQEADTGDRFTYDPATGRQWAYQEPVAYEEQAAPGHETPGQDVTGHWSIPVAQGDLPDESGEFTTSSLVEQWGGTPPATLPGGAAAPWAPQATGQGQPWGHDPHDTHGAGHALPPEARAAEYAAPEADVPAYEPHDAAAHLAASGYAPAPAEAYAGMPAEHGADAPEEPAHDAHDGGHPAHEPHEAHQLHESHEVYEPEEAPEPAEVYEPEEAPEPAEFAEPEAAAESTESAEPAEAPEDADGPEEAPEGAAEPPAEHDEPVDAEAGPEGAEEAATAAEGPDAPAEPGSGSAPLYDDQPLASYVLSVNGTDRPVTDAWIGESLLYVLRERLGLAGAKDGCSQGECGACNVQVDGRLVASCLVPAVTAAGSEVRTVEGLATDGRPSDVQRALARCGAVQCGFCVPGMAMTLHDLLGGNPAPSELETRQALCGNLCRCSGYRGVLDAVKDVVAERKAVAAAEAEAAADAYETRIPHQAGPGAGGVNPAAFDPPDHTASETHAQPHAQPYDESYEDGYDETYDGSYGGEQHYDPTYGQSHGQSHDQSYGQDGGQA
- a CDS encoding xanthine dehydrogenase family protein subunit M, which translates into the protein MTTHAPQAGQAVTLPTTLDEAVAALTAMPAAVPVAGGTDLMAAVNSGQLRPAGLVGLGRISEIRGWQYQDGHALLGAGLTHARMGRPDFAALIPALAAAARAAGPPHIRNAGTLGGNIASAAPTGDALPVLAALEAMLIVAGPEGARREVPVSHLLAGVEMLRAGELIGYVRLPLLHAPQVFLKATGRTGPGRSVASVALVLDPARRGVRCAVGAIAPMPLRPLDAEQWVAQLIDWDNDRAIAPEALHAFGEYVAAACIPDPGPEQDGSVPQLPPAVLHLRRTVAALARRALGRALS